The window TGGTAATGAAAAGGGTTGGAATACAGAATTGGATGGGGAATTCCATAAATGGGATCCTCAACTTCGCCCCGTGATCCACCCACAAGGAAACTTTAGCGGATTTGAAACTATGCACTATCGTTCTTACGGAGAAAGTCAGGAATATATGCGCTTGCCTCAAATCTTTATGCCTACAGAGTTTCTGCATGGTTTGTATGATGGTGGACATGGTGCCGGATTGTATGATTACTGGGAAATGATGCGTAAACATCCTCGTTGTGCGGGTGGCTTTTTATGGGTATTGGCCGATGAAGGAGTGAAACGTGTGGATGAAGACGGACGTATTGATAATCAGGGTAATTTTGCTTGCGATGGAATTGTTGGCCCTCACCATGAAAAGGAAGGAAGCTTCTTTACTATTAAACAAATATGGTGCCCGGTTCAGGTTATGAACACTAAGCTTGATAAGGGTTTTGACGGAACTTTCCAGATTGAAAACAGATATGACTTCACTAATATAAATGAATGCAAATTTGTTTGGAAACAGGTTGCTTTCCCTTCTGTATCTGATGCAAATGGGGCAACAGTATTGAAACAAGGCGAAGTGAAAGGAACCGATATTGTTCCTCATGCAGCCGGCGTACTTAAAACAAATATGCCTGCTATCTCTGATAAAACTGATGCTGTGTTCTTAACTGTTATTGATAAAAATGGTAAGGAATTGTGGCGCTGGAGCTGGAAGATTGAAGGCAAGGCACAGAAAGAAGATTCAAAATCCGGTAAAATAGCTTCTTATAAAGAAAGTGACAGTGCTGTAACTGCTACAGTAGCTGATAAAAGCTATACTTTCAGCAAGAAAGATGGTCAATTGAAAGAGGTTATAAGCAACGGAAAGAAGATTTCATTTGCTAACGGACCGAGATTCATTGGTGCTCGTCGTGCCGACCGTTCATTAGATCAGTTCTATAACCACGATGATCCTAATGCGAAGAGTCTGGACAGAACTTACAAGGAATTTACTGATGCAGCTGTATTTGATAAGTTAGCAGTAAAAGAGCAAGGTAATGATTTAGTGATTACTGCTTCTTATAAACTTGGAAATATGGAAACTGCTCAGTGGACAGTAAGACCCGACGGTTCATTGGTGTTAAACTATACTTATAATTTCAATGGTGTGGTTGATTTGATGGGAGTGAGATTTGATTATCCTGAAGATCAGATGCAAAGCAAACGCTGGTTGGGTAATGGTCCTTACCGTGTATGGCAGAACCGTTTGCACGGAACAACTTATGATGTATGGGAAAATAAGTACAACGATCCTATCCCTGGTGAATCATTTACTTATCCTGAGTTTAAAGGATACTTTGCAAATTGTTCATGGATGAATCTTACAACAACTGAAGGAGTAATTTCAATCACAAATGAAACTCCTAATGTTTATATCGGTGTTTATCAGCCAAGAGACGGACGCGATGCTTTACTTTATACGTTGCCTCAAAGCGGTATCTCTGTCTTGGATGTGATTCCTGCAGTAAGAAACAAAGTGAATGCAACAGATTTGATAGGTCCTTCTTCACAACCTAAATGGGTGAGCGGACAAAAAACCGGTAAATTGATATTCAACTTCAAATAATCAGTTACGTCTGAAAAATTCTTGTGATATGAATAAATATAGAAAAATCCTTCTGTCTCTCTTGATTCTTGGTTGTACCATCTCTAGTGCACAGATACCAACTTTGGCAGAAAGGTTTAATAATCCTCCGGTGGAATCTGCTCCGTGGTCATTCTGGTACTGGATGTACGGAGCCGTATCAAAGGCTGGTATTACTGCTGATATGGAAGCCATGAAGCAAGCCGGACTTGGCGGTGTTTATCTGATGCCTATCAAAGGTACTGCCGAAAATAAATCTTTCTCTCCGGCATATCAGCAGCTCACTCCCGAATGGTGGGAGATGGTCCGCTTTTCTATGCAGGAAGCAGACAGGGTAGGACTAAAACTTGGTATGCATATTTGTGATGGATTCGCCTTGGCTGGTGGACCATGGATTACTCCGGAGAAATCTATTCAGAAAGTTGTTTGGAGTGATACCATTGTTTCAGGTGGAAAGATTAAGAATTTGCACTTGGCCCGACCGGAATCATATAATGGTTTTTACAAGGAAATAGGACTTTATGCTATTCCTGTTCAACAAGAGTTTTCCACTGATATAAATGTTCCGGAAGTTACTTCATCTATTGCAGATGATAAAACGCCTTCTTACTTGGTGAAGAGAAATGAAACAGGCGCTTTCAAAAGCTCTACTCCATGCTGGATTCAATATTCTTTTAAAGAACCATTTACTTGTCGTTCTATAGAACTTGTACTCAACGGAAATAATTATGAAGCTCACCGCCTGAAAGTTTGTGTAAGCGATGACGGTATTAATTTCCGTACAGTTAAACAATTGGTTCCGGCACGACAAGGTTGGCAGAATACGGATGAGAATTCTACTCATATTATTCCGGTTACAACAGCTCGTTATTTCCGTTTCTATTGGGATCCGAAAGGAACAGAGCCAGGAGCGGAAGATATGGATGCTGCAAAGTGGAAACCGAACCTGAAAATCAAGAAACTTATTTTATCAGGTAAGGCTGTAATCAGTCAGTTTGAAGGTAAAGCCGGACTTGTATGGCGAGTAAGTAAAAGAACTCAGGCTGATGAATTGCCGGATAAAGATTGTGTAAAGCAGAATCAGATTATAGATCTTTCTTCATACCTGACTGGTGATGTATTGAACACAGTTCTTCCTGCTGGAAAGTGGAAGATTGTAAGAATGGGACATACTTCTACCGGACATACCAATGCCACCGGTGGAGGTGCTAAAGGTCTTGAATGTGATAAGTTTAGCGAAGAAGCTGTAAAAATACAGTTTGACCATTGGTTTGGAGAGGCTTTCAGAAAGACAGATCCAGCATTGGCAAAGCGTGTTCTGAAGTTTATGCATGTAGATAGCTGGGAATGCGGAAGTCAGAACTGGTCGGACAATTTTATTTCTGAGTTTAAGAGGAAAAGAGGATACGATCTTACTCCATATTTATTGGTGTATACTGGTACTCCGCTTGAAAGTGCTGAAAAGACAGAAAGTGTATTAAGTGATATTCGTCAGACAATATCGGAACTTATTGTTGATGTGTTTTATAAAACTTTGGCTGTTAAAGCAAAGGAATACGATTGCGAATTCTCAGCAGAAAGTGTTGCTCCTACAATGGTGAGCGATGGAATGCTACATTATCAGGCTGTGGACAGACCGATGGGCGAATTCTGGCTGAACAGTCCTACTCACGATAAACCAAATGATATGTTGGATGCCATTTCGGGTGCTCATATTTATGGAAAGAATATTATTCAGGCCGAAGGGTTTACTCAGCTACGCACCATGTGGAATGAGAATCCTGCAATGCTAAAACCTTTGCTCGACAGAAATTATGCCTTAGGCATCAATAAACTATTTTATCATGTTTATGTGCATAATCCTTATGTGGACAAAGCACCGGGCATGACTCTTGACGGTATTGGTATTTTCTTCCAGCGTGATCAGACTTGGTGGAAGCAGGGAAAGGCCTGGGTTGATTACGCCCGTCGTTGTCAGACTCTATTGCAGTTCGGTCATCCTATTGTTGATGTGGCTGTGTTTACTGGCGAAGAAACTCCAAGAAGAGCCATTCTTCCCGACAGACTTGTTCCTTCTCTTCCTGGAATATTCGGAAAAGAGCGTGTGGCAGCTGAAACAAAACGTTTAGCAAATGATGGTCAGCCTGTGAGAGAAATGCCTGTTGGTGTTTTCAACTCTGCAAACATGACTGATATGGGAGATTGGATTGATCCACTTTCTGGCTATGCTTATGATTCATTTAATAAGGATGCATTGGTACGTCTTTCAAGAGCAGAATTTGGTAAGTTAGTTGTGTCTGGTGGAGCTGCGTATAGAATACTAGTGCTGCCCAAACCTCATCCAATGTCTCCTGATGGAAATTATATGAGTCTGGAAGTGGCTAGAAAAATTAAGATGCTTCAGAAGTCGGGAGTTGTTGTCTTGTTAGGTGATAAACCATCAAAGGTACCTGGATTGGGTGATAAAGATTACAATACTAAAGAACTGAATAAAATTGCTGAAGAAATATGGGCGGCTTCTCCTCAATATAAACTTCCTTATACTGATTCTGATTTTGCTCAGTTCGGATTGAAGAAGGATGTTATATTCAAGGATAATGCTAAAGATTTTGCCTGGACTCATCGTGCCGGAGAAGGTACTGATATTTATTTTATAGCTAACCAGAAAAACGAATCTCGTAAAGTAACAGTTTCTTTACGCTGTTCAGGCAGACAACCGGAACTTTGGAATCCTGTAACTGGCGAGATTAAGGATGCAGCTGTATGGTATGAAGCTGACGACAGAACTGAAATATCGTTGGAGTTAGCTGCAAACGAATCTGTCTTTGTTGTTTTCCAGCGTCAGGCTAGCTCTGTTTTCGGTAACGAAAAATCAATTCTTGCTTCTGCTCCGTTGACAGTGAAGGAGTGGACGGTGAACTTTCCGGAAGTATCAAAGTCATTAAAAAGAAATACTTTGTTTGACTGGAGTAAGGAAGAGGATGCTGATATTAAGTATTACTCAGGTACTGCCAATTATCAGACAATGTTCCAATGGAAGAATAAGGTTGGCAAAAAACAAATCTATCTTGATTTGGGTAAAGTCAATGTTATGGCCGAGGTTATTGTTAATGGCGTAAATTGCGGAACAGTGTGGACTGCTCCATATAGGGTTAATATCACCAGCGCAATAAAGAAAGGGAATAACAAATTAGAGATTCAGGTTGTTAATACCTGGATGAATAAGATGAAGGGTGTGCATGATCAAAAGATTAAATCGGGTAATCTTTGGACAAATGCTCCTTACTGGTCTGAAAAGTTGCCTTTACAGGAATCTGGTCTTACAGGACCATTAAACCTGATTTATTAGGGATAGTAATAGATCGTAATAGAGATATTAATAATTTAAACTAGTTTGGGTAGTAGAAACATGTACATGTTTGGATCCAATCATGTACATGATTAAAAGCAAACATGTACAAGATTGGGGACTAAACATGTACATGATTATTTTAAGACTATCTTTGTAATTACTTAATTTATTATCGGATTATACATAGATACTGATTATAAAATACATAGTTAAATGAATAACAAGTTCAGATTTGGAGCATTCGCATTGGCGCTATCGCTCTTTTGCTCGACCGCAATAAAGGCCGAAGTTAAACTTCCAGCTTTTTTCTCAAATGGAATGGTTATACAACAACAAACAAATGCTTCTTTTTGGGGAACTTCAACACCAAATAAGAAACTGACTATTGTTACATCATGGAATAAAAAGAAATATACTGTTGATGTGGACGGAACAGGAAAGTGGAAAGTTGCTATAGCAACTCCTACAGCTGGCGGTCCATATTCCATCACATTCAATGATGGCAAACAAACTCTTCTGCAAGATGTTTTAGTTGGTGAGGTATGGCTTTGTTCTGGTCAGTCGAACATGGAAATGCCAATGAAGGGTTATAAGAACCAACCGGTAGAGAATTCAAATATGGATATCCTGAAATCTGCAAATCCTCAGATTCGTCTATTTACTGTTGGGCATAATTCTGTTATTGATGTTCAGAATGATGTGAAAGGAGACTGGAAGTCTGCTACACCCGAATCAGTAAAAGAGTTTAGTGCTACAGCATATTATTATGGTCGTTTGCTTCAGCAAACTCTGAATGTTCCGGTTGGACTAATTTGCAGCAGCTGGGGTGGTTCATGTGCTGAAGCATGGATGGATAAAGAAATGCTGAAAGGTTTTCCGGAAGTGAAGATTCCAAAGTCACCCGAAGATATAATAGAGAAGAACCGTACTCCGACAACTTTATACCAAGGCATGATAGCTCCGTTGGTTGGCTATACTATCAAAGGTGCAATCTGGTATCAGGGAGAATCTAATTATGACCGTTCTCAATCTTACGCCAATCTTTTCTCTACAATGATACAGTCATGGAGAACCAGATGGAATCAGGGAAACTTCCCATTCTATTACTGCCAGATAGCTCCTTATGATTATTCAATTATTACTCCTGCAGGCAAAGAAGTTATTAATTCAGCTTATCTGCGTGAAGCTCAATGTGCTGCAGAGAATAAAATAGAAAATACAGGTATGGCTGTTTTACTGGATGCCGGATTACAAGAAGGTATTCACCCAAGAAAGAAACAAATTGCAGGTGAACGTCTTGCTCTTCAGGCATTGGTGAAAACTTACAAGATAAATGGAGTTACTGCCGATGGTCCTGTCTATAAGGAAATGAGTGTACAGAATGACACTGTTGTAGTAAGCTTTGACAGAACTCAGATGTGGGTTGCTGCTCCAAAAGGTGAATTGAAAAACTTTAAGGTAGCTGGTGCTGATAAGAAATTTTATCCTGCAAAAGCATGGATTGTTAGAAGTAAAGTGTATGTAAAATCGGATGAAGTTAAGAAACCTGTTGCCGTTCGCTATGCGTTCGAAAACTATGTAGATGGTGATCTTTACGGAACAGAAGGACTGCCTGTTTCTTCTTTCAGAACTGATAATTGGTAATACAAATATGAAGAAAACCTTTGTTGCCATATTATTACTGACTCTCATTACAACCAGTCGGGCAGCATCATCTGCCGACTGGTTGAATGCGTATAGTACCCTGTGGACTTCTCAAAGTAAAGGCTCTCACCAATCTATGCCTTGCGGAGGAGGAGATATAGGTTTGAATGTATGGGTGGAAAACAATGAACTTTTATTTTATATCTCCCGCAGTGGCTCACTTGATGAGAATAATTGTCTTCTCAAATCAGGGCGTGTCCGCATAAAGCTGTCTCCTAATCCTTTTACAAGCAGCAGTTTCCGTCAGGAACTAAAGCTTAAAGACGGATATGTTGAGGTTGAGGCCGGTGGAACTGTTATCCAGTTATGGGTAAATGTATTTAGTCCGGTTATTCATGTCGACGTAAAAAGTAAGCAGAAACTTTCCGCTGAGGTTTGCTATGAAAACTGGCGTTATCAGGATCGTTTGATAAGAAAAGGAGAAGGCAATGCCAATTCCTATAAATGGGCTGTGCCAAAAGGTTTGGTTACAAAAGCATATGTGGTGGAAGCGCAAGGAAACAAACTAACCTTTTACCACAAAAACAGTGAACAGACAGTCTTTGATGTTACAGTTGCCCAGCAAGGCATGGATTCCGTAAAAAAAGAAATGTATAATCCATTGGGTAATCTTACTTTTGGTGGTATGCTTTGGGGAGATAACCTTCAGTTTACAGGCACAAGCCAAGGTGAATATGCCGGAACGGATTACAAGTCCTGGTGCATGAAGAGTGTTAAACCTTCAAGCTCACATCAGATATATGTGGCTTTGTACACGGAACAAGTTGCAGAACTGAACCAATGGAAGCAAGGATTAGCTAAAACAGTTGGACAAATAAATACTAATGCCGACAAGAAAAAGACACGTGCTTGGTGGAATGCTTACTGGAACCGGAGTTCTATCTGTATAAATGAAACAAACCAAGATTCTGAAGCGTGGCGCATTGGACGTAATTATCAGCTTTTTCGCTATATGCTGGGCTGCAATGCTTATGGTAGTTATCCCACAAAGTTCAATGGCGGACTGTTTACCTTTGATCCTTGCCATGTAGACACTTTGCAAAGTTTCACCCCTGATTATCGTAAATGGGGTGGGGGTACAATGACTGCACAGAACCAACGATTGGTTTATTTCCCTATGCTGAAAAGTGGTGACTTTGATATGATGAAGTCTCAGTTTGCTTTCTATATGAGAATCCTGAAAAACGCAGAGCTTCGCAGTAAGGTTTACTGGAATCATAAAGGAGGCTGCTTTCCCGAACAAATAGAAAACTTTGGGTTACCAAATCCAAGTGAATACGGTTGGAAACGCCCGGCTGGTTTCGATAAGGGATTGGAATATAATGCATGGTTGGAATATGAATGGGACACAGTACTTGAGTTCTGCAATATGATTCTGGAAACCAAAGATTATAATAATGAAAAGATAGATGAATATGTTCCTCTGATAGAAAGTGCTCTAACTTTCTTTGATGAACATTATCGGATGCTGGCTACTCAGCGCGGACGCAAGGTTCTTGATGGAGACGGACACCTGGTTCTTTATCCCGGCTCGGCTTGCGAAACATATAAGATGACTTATAATTCCACAACTACCATATCGGCTTTGAGAGTTGTACTGGAAAAAATGATTAAACTACCTGCCGACAGTGCAAAGACTGCACATTGGAAAGAGATGTTATCAACAATTCCACCAATAACTATCAAAGAAGTGAATGGAAAGCAGGTGATTGCTCCGGCTAAATTGTGGGAACGAATAAATAATGTGGAGTCGCCTCAATTATATCCGGTCTTTCCGTGGCGAATTTACGGAGTAGGGCAAAAAGAGTTGGATATTGCTCTAAATACTTATCTTTATGACTCTGATGCCTTAAAGTTCAGAAGCCATATTGGATGGAAGCAAGATAATATTTTTGCAGCTTGTCTGGGCCTGACAAAAGAAGCTCAACGACTGACTTCCCTTAAAATGAAGGATAGTGATTTGCGTTTCCCCGCTTTCTGGGGACCGGGTTATGACTGGACTCCCGATCATAATTGGGGAGGAAGCGGAATGATTGGTCTGCAGGAAATGTTATTGCAGACAAATGGCGACCAGATACTTTTATTTCCATCCTGGCCAGTGGAATGGGATGTGCATTTTAAACTGCACGCTTCGAAGAATACAACAGTGGAAGCGGAGTTGAAAAATGGTAAGGTGGTTAATTTACGTGTTTATCCTACTGAAAGGATGAAAGACGTTGTTGTTATGATTAAGAAATAAATAAAAAAAGATACAGAATAATGAAGAATGTTATTGCAGCACTTTTGCTCTTTTTGATGCCAGTATTTGGATTTGCCGGCTCGTATCGTCCTGAAACATCTGTTGCAGGCTTTATTGATCTGAAAGGCAGTGGAAGAATTGTGTATAATTTTAATCCCGGATGGCGCTTTTATAAAGGAGATGTCAAAAATGGTGGAGTTGTTGGCCTGGATGATTCATCCTGGGAAGTAGTTGCTACACCGCACACTGTGGCGTTAGAACCGGCTGAGGCTAGTGGTTGCCGCAATTATCAGGGACCGGCATGGTACAGAAAACATTTTGTTGTAGACAAATCATTGGCTGGCAAGAATGTTTCTGTGTACTTTGAAGCGGTGATGGGTAAATCTGATGTTTATGTAAACGGAAAACTAGTGAAACAGCATCTCGGAGGATATCTTCCTTTCAGTGTTTCATTAACCGATCTAGGCATTCATGCAGGTGAATCTTGTTTAATTGCTGTTTTTACAGATAATAGTGATGATAAGAACTTTCCTCCCGGGAAGAAACAATATACGCTGGACTTTGCTTATCACGGAGGAATCTACCGTGATGTGTGGATGATTGCGAAATCGCCGGTTGCTATAACAGATGCCATTGAAGCGAATAAAGTTGCTGGTGGTGGGGTCTTTGTTCATTTTGATAATATCAGTGAAAAGAGTGCCGATATTTTTGTTGATACAGACGTTAAGAATGATGGCAAACAAAATAAAACTGTTTATATTGAAACTGAATTATGTGATAAATCAGGAAAAGTAATTGCCAAAGAAAAGACTAAGTTGCTGCTTAAGGCTGGTGCAAGTCAAACTGCCAGACAAAAAATAACTGTATGCAAACCGAATCTTTGGTTCCCTGAAAATCCTTATCTATACAGAGTCAATTCAAGAGTACTTGATGGAAAAGTGGCTTTGGATGGTGGAACTACTCGTATTGGTATTCGTAAAGCTGAGTTCCTTGGTAAAGATGGATTCTTCCTTAATGGCAAGCCTTATGGTCAGCTGATTGGTGCAAACAGACATCAGGATTTTGGTTATGTAGGTAATGCTCTTCCTAATTCTCAGCAATGGCGTGATGCTAAAAAATTACGCGATGCTGGTTGTAAGATAATTCGTTCGGCTCATTATCCACAGGATCCGGCATTTATGGATGCTTGTGATGAGTTGGGATTATTCATCATTGTAGCTACTCCCGGATGGCAGTTCTGGAATAAAGATCCTCATTTCGGAGAGCTGGTAAATGAAAATACTCATCAGATGATTCGCCGTGACCGTAACCATACATCGGTTCTTATCTGGGAACCAATATTGAATGAAACTCGTTATCCACTTGATTTCTCTTTATCTGCATTGAAAGTAACGAAGGATGAATTCCCTTATCCAGGTGCTCCGGTTGCTGCGGGTGATTTGCATTCCGAGGGAGTTGCTGATAACTACGGATTGGTTTATGGATGGCCTACTGACGAAGGAAAGGCTAAACAATGTGTCTTTACCCGGGAATTCGGAGAGAATGTAGACGACTGGTATGCTCATAACAATAATAACCGTGCTTCACGCAGCTGGGGTGAACGTCCACAATTAGTACAGGCTCTTTCATTAGCTGAATCTTATGGCGCGATGTTTAATACAACCGGACAATTTATAGGTGGTGCACAATGGCATCCTTTTGATCACCAACGCGGATATCATCCCGATCCTTATTGGGGAGGAATCTTTGATTGTTTCCGTCAGCCCAAATATGCATATTATATGTTCAAGAGTCAGGTGTCTCCTAAAGTTAGTCATCCTGTTTGTGAAACCGGACCAATGACATATATTGCGAATGAAATCACTCCTTTTTCAGATAGCGATGTCGTAGTGTTCAGTAATTGCGATTCAGTCAGATTAATTGCTTATGAAAAGGATACAATTGTGCAGCCTGTTATTCATCAGAAGAATGGAATTCCTAATACTCCCGTAATATTTAAGAATGTTTATAAGTTCAGGGACATGCGCGAATATACGTATGTACAGAAGAACTGGCAGAAAGTTAGTTTCGTAGCAGAAGGTATTATTGATGGCAAAGTTGTGTGCAGCTTTAAAAGAATGCCATCCCGCCGTTCCACCAAATTAAGATTAACACTCGATCACGAGGGACAGTCATTAGTTGCCGATGGTTCTGATTTTGCAGTTGTAATAGCTGAAGTTACTGATGATAGCGGAAATGTTCGTCGTTTAGCAAAAGAAAATGTAGTATTTAGTGTGGAAGGTGAAGGCTCAATTATTGGTGACTCAAGTATTGGTGCTAATCCACGTGCCGTGGAATTTGGTTCTGCTCCGGTATTAATCCGTGCAACCAATAAGGCTGGTAAGATAAAAGTGAAAGCTCATGTTCAGTATGAAGGTGTTTATTCTCCAACAACTGCTGAGCTAGAGTTTGAAAGTATTCCTGCTGAAAAGCCCTTTTGTTACATGGATCAAGTACAGAAAAAAGTCAGTCAAAGTCAAAAACTTGCTAACGAGGCTAAACAAAGCTTGTCCGAGGAAGAAAAGCGTAAAGTTTTAAATGAAGTTGAGCTTCAGCAGACAGAGTTTGGTGAAAAGCACTTAAAATAGTGATTAATAAGTTTTAAAGTGTTAAGTGTTAGTTGTACATTTGCCTGTCTTTGCTTAACTTTGACACATACTTAAAAAAATAGGCAAAAGAACATGAATAAATATTTAGTGCTGATAATTATGTTATTATCCTGTCGTTTTGCGACAGCAAATAATAACATGATTATTGAGCATTATTCAGTAGAGAATGGCGTCCCTCATGAAATAGTTAATTGTGCAATAAAAGATTCAGACGGTTTTGTCTGGTTTGGCACATGGTACGGGTTATGCAGTTTTGACGGACAAAAGTTTAAGACTTACAATAGCCGGAACGAATACTACACAGATATCCCTCCCAGAAAAATTCAGAAAATAATAGAAGATAAAAGTAGTAATTTATGGGTTAAAACCATTGACCATAAACTCTATCTTTTTGATAAACACAAGGAATGTTTCTATTCCGTATTTAATGAACTGAGGAAAAAATACTC of the uncultured Bacteroides sp. genome contains:
- a CDS encoding glycoside hydrolase family 2 TIM barrel-domain containing protein, yielding MKNVIAALLLFLMPVFGFAGSYRPETSVAGFIDLKGSGRIVYNFNPGWRFYKGDVKNGGVVGLDDSSWEVVATPHTVALEPAEASGCRNYQGPAWYRKHFVVDKSLAGKNVSVYFEAVMGKSDVYVNGKLVKQHLGGYLPFSVSLTDLGIHAGESCLIAVFTDNSDDKNFPPGKKQYTLDFAYHGGIYRDVWMIAKSPVAITDAIEANKVAGGGVFVHFDNISEKSADIFVDTDVKNDGKQNKTVYIETELCDKSGKVIAKEKTKLLLKAGASQTARQKITVCKPNLWFPENPYLYRVNSRVLDGKVALDGGTTRIGIRKAEFLGKDGFFLNGKPYGQLIGANRHQDFGYVGNALPNSQQWRDAKKLRDAGCKIIRSAHYPQDPAFMDACDELGLFIIVATPGWQFWNKDPHFGELVNENTHQMIRRDRNHTSVLIWEPILNETRYPLDFSLSALKVTKDEFPYPGAPVAAGDLHSEGVADNYGLVYGWPTDEGKAKQCVFTREFGENVDDWYAHNNNNRASRSWGERPQLVQALSLAESYGAMFNTTGQFIGGAQWHPFDHQRGYHPDPYWGGIFDCFRQPKYAYYMFKSQVSPKVSHPVCETGPMTYIANEITPFSDSDVVVFSNCDSVRLIAYEKDTIVQPVIHQKNGIPNTPVIFKNVYKFRDMREYTYVQKNWQKVSFVAEGIIDGKVVCSFKRMPSRRSTKLRLTLDHEGQSLVADGSDFAVVIAEVTDDSGNVRRLAKENVVFSVEGEGSIIGDSSIGANPRAVEFGSAPVLIRATNKAGKIKVKAHVQYEGVYSPTTAELEFESIPAEKPFCYMDQVQKKVSQSQKLANEAKQSLSEEEKRKVLNEVELQQTEFGEKHLK